A part of Pseudomonas leptonychotis genomic DNA contains:
- a CDS encoding alpha/beta fold hydrolase has protein sequence MTALLGIALQDWRGQGQSFTFKGHAIRYWTAGAADAEPLLLIHGFPTASWDWHYLWQPLAQKYRVIACDMLGFGDSAKPRGHAYSLLEQADLQQALLEHLAIQGPLHVLAHDYGDSVAQELIARDQDGRIKLGSCVFLNGGLFPETHHPVLVQKLLLSPVGPLISRLFSRQKLAASFAKVFGPHTQPSARELDDFWSLIAANDGTAVMHRLIRYMPERRVQRDRWVAAMQATTVPMRIIDGAADPISGAHMVVRYRELIANADTVLLEQIGHYPQTEAPAEVLMHYLHFRDRLEAAACSDVLS, from the coding sequence GTGACTGCGCTCCTCGGCATTGCCCTGCAGGATTGGCGCGGGCAAGGGCAGAGTTTTACCTTCAAGGGCCATGCCATACGTTACTGGACGGCAGGTGCGGCAGATGCTGAGCCGCTGTTGCTGATTCACGGCTTCCCCACCGCCAGCTGGGATTGGCATTACCTGTGGCAGCCGCTGGCGCAGAAGTACCGAGTGATCGCCTGCGACATGCTCGGCTTTGGCGATTCGGCCAAGCCGCGCGGGCATGCCTACAGCCTGCTGGAGCAGGCCGATCTGCAACAAGCACTGCTTGAACACCTGGCGATTCAGGGACCGCTGCATGTATTGGCTCATGATTATGGCGACAGCGTGGCCCAGGAGTTGATTGCCCGTGACCAGGACGGTCGTATTAAGTTGGGCAGTTGCGTGTTTCTCAATGGCGGCCTGTTCCCGGAAACCCACCACCCGGTGTTGGTGCAAAAGCTGCTGCTCAGCCCCGTGGGGCCCTTGATCAGTCGGTTGTTTAGCCGGCAAAAGCTGGCTGCCAGTTTTGCCAAGGTGTTCGGCCCGCACACCCAGCCCAGCGCTCGCGAGCTGGATGATTTCTGGAGCCTGATTGCCGCCAATGATGGCACCGCAGTGATGCACCGGTTGATTCGTTACATGCCCGAGCGTCGCGTGCAGCGTGACCGCTGGGTGGCTGCAATGCAGGCCACGACAGTGCCTATGCGGATAATAGATGGGGCGGCCGACCCGATTTCCGGCGCACACATGGTGGTGCGTTATCGCGAGCTGATTGCCAACGCCGACACCGTCCTGCTGGAGCAGATCGGCCACTATCCGCAAACTGAGGCCCCGGCAGAGGTGCTGATGCATTACTTACACTTTCGTGACCGGCTGGAGGCCGCCGCATGCAGCGACGTACTGTCTTAA
- a CDS encoding class II aldolase/adducin family protein: MTVAHALPSFNVQTQVSAVEWQTRVDLAACYRLIALHGWDDLIFTHISAKIPGAEEFLINPFGLMFHEITASSLVKIDLAGNKLMDSPYDINPAGYTIHSAVHEVRHDVACVAHIHTAAGIAVSAQKQGLLPLSQQSLFVLASLAYHGYEGVALNHDEKARLQADLGEKNFMILPNHGLLTAGGSIADTFLMMFTLQRACEIQVMAQSGGAELIHIPQQILEGAKAMVAGVMKSPQGMGGQLAWPALLRKLDQQMPGYDA, translated from the coding sequence ATGACCGTTGCCCATGCACTGCCGTCCTTCAATGTCCAAACTCAGGTGTCTGCCGTCGAATGGCAGACCCGCGTCGACCTGGCGGCCTGTTACCGGTTGATCGCACTGCATGGCTGGGATGATCTGATCTTCACCCACATCTCGGCGAAGATTCCGGGCGCTGAAGAATTCCTGATTAACCCTTTCGGCCTGATGTTTCACGAAATCACCGCCTCCAGCCTGGTGAAGATTGACCTGGCCGGTAACAAGCTGATGGACAGCCCCTACGACATCAACCCGGCGGGCTACACCATTCACAGCGCCGTGCATGAGGTGCGCCACGATGTTGCGTGTGTGGCGCACATTCATACGGCGGCCGGCATTGCCGTTTCGGCGCAGAAGCAGGGGCTGTTGCCGTTGTCGCAGCAGTCGCTGTTCGTCCTCGCGAGCCTGGCTTACCACGGCTACGAAGGCGTGGCGCTGAACCATGACGAGAAAGCGCGCTTGCAAGCGGACCTGGGCGAGAAGAACTTTATGATTCTGCCCAATCACGGTCTGCTCACTGCTGGCGGCAGCATCGCCGATACCTTCCTGATGATGTTCACCCTGCAGCGCGCCTGTGAAATTCAAGTCATGGCGCAAAGCGGTGGCGCCGAGTTGATCCATATCCCTCAGCAAATTCTCGAGGGTGCTAAGGCCATGGTCGCTGGCGTTATGAAAAGCCCGCAAGGTATGGGTGGTCAGTTGGCTTGGCCGGCCTTGCTGCGCAAGCTGGACCAGCAGATGCCGGGTTACGACGCGTGA
- a CDS encoding flavodoxin has protein sequence MKIAILSGSVYGTAEEVARHAERLLNAAGHQAWHNPRANLADIQTFAPEAFLAVTSTTGMGELPDNLQPLYFAIRDHLPAWSGLSGGVIALGDSSYGDTFCGGGELVRELYAELGIREVQPMLRLDSSESVTPETDAEPWLAEFITVLHG, from the coding sequence ATGAAAATCGCCATCCTTTCCGGCTCGGTGTATGGCACTGCCGAGGAAGTTGCCCGCCACGCCGAGCGCCTGTTGAACGCCGCTGGCCATCAGGCCTGGCACAACCCCAGGGCCAATCTGGCCGATATCCAAACCTTTGCCCCTGAGGCGTTTCTTGCGGTGACCTCGACCACCGGCATGGGCGAATTGCCCGATAACCTGCAGCCGCTGTATTTCGCCATTCGTGACCACTTGCCCGCTTGGAGCGGGCTATCGGGTGGGGTGATCGCCCTGGGCGACTCCAGTTATGGCGATACCTTCTGCGGTGGCGGCGAGCTAGTGCGCGAGTTATATGCCGAGCTGGGCATTCGCGAAGTGCAGCCGATGCTGCGCCTGGATAGCAGCGAAAGCGTAACCCCGGAAACCGACGCCGAGCCTTGGCTGGCCGAATTTATTACGGTGCTGCACGGCTGA
- a CDS encoding PAS domain-containing protein encodes MINAKLLQLVINASNDGIVVAEQEGDDNILIYANPAFEKLTGYASEDILYQDCRFLQAGDRDQPGLSAIREAVKQHRPCRQIIRNYRKDGSPFWNELSITPVVNDADQLTYYIGIQKNVTEQVQAQERVKELEAELITLKAELARLQATIGHN; translated from the coding sequence ATGATCAACGCCAAACTGTTGCAACTGGTGATCAACGCCTCCAACGACGGCATCGTGGTTGCCGAACAAGAAGGCGATGACAACATCCTGATCTATGCCAACCCGGCCTTTGAAAAACTCACCGGCTACGCCAGCGAAGACATCCTCTATCAGGATTGCCGCTTCCTGCAGGCCGGCGATCGCGACCAGCCTGGTTTGAGCGCCATCCGTGAAGCGGTTAAGCAGCACCGTCCTTGCCGACAAATTATTCGCAACTACCGCAAAGACGGCAGCCCGTTCTGGAATGAGCTGTCGATCACCCCCGTCGTCAACGACGCCGATCAGCTGACCTACTACATCGGTATCCAGAAGAACGTTACCGAGCAGGTGCAGGCGCAAGAGCGGGTCAAAGAACTGGAAGCCGAACTGATCACCCTCAAGGCCGAACTGGCTCGATTACAGGCGACGATCGGTCATAACTAA
- a CDS encoding cupin domain-containing protein: MHPRALELIESLQLQAHPEGGYYRRLFESRQQTAQGRLCSTAIVFLLPAGLVSRWHRVDADELWHFYEGAPLQLLIAEHPTAIRSERLGPVATQQLPQRAVPAHAWQSARSLGDFTLVGCTVAPGFDFTGFCLLADDPQAQRDWPLLRQLHPESF; encoded by the coding sequence ATGCATCCGCGCGCGCTGGAGCTGATCGAGTCGCTGCAACTGCAGGCGCACCCTGAGGGTGGCTATTACCGTCGGCTGTTCGAGTCGCGCCAGCAAACGGCGCAGGGCCGGTTGTGCAGTACGGCGATTGTCTTTTTGTTGCCGGCTGGGCTGGTCAGCCGTTGGCACCGTGTGGATGCCGACGAACTCTGGCACTTCTACGAAGGCGCGCCGCTGCAACTATTGATTGCCGAACACCCCACGGCGATTCGCAGCGAGCGCCTCGGCCCGGTGGCCACGCAGCAATTACCGCAACGCGCAGTGCCGGCGCATGCCTGGCAAAGTGCGCGCAGCCTGGGCGACTTCACCTTGGTGGGTTGCACCGTGGCCCCCGGTTTTGACTTCACCGGCTTTTGCCTGCTCGCCGATGATCCTCAGGCCCAGCGTGACTGGCCGTTGCTGCGTCAGCTGCACCCCGAAAGTTTCTGA
- a CDS encoding DUF1569 domain-containing protein has protein sequence MQRRTVLKGAALGGVAVLGVGFWALPSGVAPAAVSLQGAQQVLAGLVDKPLTSLKGWSPAQVFNHCAQSIEYSISGYPALKPGWFRSSVGPLAFSVFAARGAMRHPLDEAIPGAATLSEPSSQTLALKRLQQAFSDFVAYQGELQPHFAYGVLNHADYAQAHVLHLYNHLTLLKLA, from the coding sequence ATGCAGCGACGTACTGTCTTAAAAGGAGCCGCTCTGGGTGGTGTCGCGGTCTTGGGCGTGGGTTTCTGGGCATTGCCCAGCGGGGTAGCCCCGGCTGCCGTGAGCCTGCAAGGCGCACAACAGGTGTTGGCAGGGCTGGTCGATAAACCGTTAACCAGCCTCAAAGGCTGGAGCCCGGCGCAGGTGTTTAACCATTGCGCGCAGAGCATCGAGTACTCCATTAGCGGTTATCCCGCGCTTAAGCCCGGCTGGTTTCGTAGTAGCGTCGGCCCGCTGGCCTTCAGTGTATTTGCCGCGCGCGGGGCCATGCGTCACCCGCTGGATGAAGCCATTCCGGGCGCTGCAACGCTCAGCGAGCCGTCTAGCCAAACCTTGGCGCTCAAGCGTTTGCAGCAGGCCTTCAGCGATTTTGTAGCCTACCAAGGTGAGTTGCAGCCGCACTTCGCCTATGGCGTGTTAAACCATGCTGATTACGCTCAGGCCCATGTGCTGCACCTGTACAACCATCTCACACTGCTCAAGTTGGCCTGA